The Tripterygium wilfordii isolate XIE 37 chromosome 4, ASM1340144v1, whole genome shotgun sequence genome has a window encoding:
- the LOC119997234 gene encoding calmodulin-binding protein 60 B: protein MHTRYMERTNSMARGKRSLEGEGEQQPERKRPALASVIVEALKVDSLQKLCSSLEPVLRRVVSEEVERALARLGPARLNGRSSPKRIEGPDGRNLQLHFRSRLSLPLFTGGKVEGEQGAAIHVVLVDANTGHVVTSGSEASVKLDVVVLEGDFNNEDESWTQEEFESHVVKEREGKRPLLTGDLQVTLMEGVGTLGDLTFTDNSSWIRSRKFRLGLKVASGYCDGIRIREAKTEAFTVKDHRGELYKKHYPPALNDDVWRLEKIGKDGSFHKRLNKAGIFTVEDFLRLLVRDLQKLRNILGSGMSNKMWDALLEHAKTCALSGKLYVYYPDDSRNVGVAFNNIYELSGLISGEQYYPADSLLEDQKVYVDALVKKAYDNWSQVVEYDGKSLLNFKQSKRTGTLRNEVQMGQIDYSHALDHQLQLPRPAAVPTEQASSHSVLPVGASAYGDLATRYSTQPQVVNPNSRTQFDGNSFPQHDQLISNSHQSQGIRNDSSVVGLALGPLQSSAPAFPTIGSSQPSMLNPFGDWSNNRDKGVEDFFSEEEIRMRSHEMLENEDMQHLLRLFSMGGHSSINVPEDGFAFPSYMPSPMSNFDDEDRGRPGKAVVGWLKIKAAMRWGFFIRKKAAERRAQIVELEDE from the exons ATGCATACCAGGTATATGGAAAGGACTAACAGTATGGCTAGAGGGAAGAGGAGTTTGGAGGGAGAAGGGGAGCAGCAGCCTGAGCGGAAACGGCCTGCTCTGGCTAG TGTAATTGTAGAAGCTCTCAAGGTGGACAGTCTGCAGAAGCTATGCTCCTCTTTGGAACCTGTTCTTCGTAGAGTG GTGAGTGAGGAAGTGGAACGTGCGTTGGCGAGGTTGGGCCCCGCAAGACTCAATGGAAG GTCTTCCCCAAAAAGGATTGAAGGTCCAGATGGCAGAAACTTGCAGCTGCACTTTAGGTCCAGGCTTTCCCTCCCTCTTTTCACAGGAGGAAAGGTTGAGGGGGAGCAGGGTGCTGCAATCCATGTTGTTTTGGTTGATGCGAACACCGGCCATGTTGTAACATCTGGATCTGAAGCCTCAGTTAAACTAGATGTGGTGGTGCTTGAAGGTGATTTCAACAATGAAGATGAAAGCTGGACGCAAGAAGAATTTGAAAGCCATGTGGTGAAAGAGCGTGAAGGGAAGAGACCATTGTTAACTGGAGACTTACAAGTGACACTCATGGAAGGGGTAGGAACACTCGGCGATCTTACTTTTACGGATAACTCAAGTTGGATTAGGAGTAGAAAGTTCAGGCTTGGCTTGAAGGTTGCCTCTGGATATTGTGATGGCATACGCATACGTGAGGCCAAGACTGAAGCTTTTACTGTTAAAGATCACAGAGGGGAAT TGTACAAGAAACACTATCCACCTGCACTGAACGATGACGTATGGAGGTTGGAAAAGATTGGCAAGGACGGATCATTCCACAAGAGGCTAAACAAGGCAGGAATTTTCACAGTTGAAGATTTTTTGCGGCTTTTGGTTCGGGATCTTCAAAAGTTACGAAAT ATTCTTGGAAGTGGTATGTCAAATAAGATGTGGGATGCTCTCTTAGAGCATGCAAAGACATGTGCCCTAAGTGGGAAGCTTTACGTTTACTATCCCGATGATTCAAGAAATGTTGGTGTTGCCTTTAACAACATTTATGAGTTGAGTGGCCTTATCTCAGGGGAACAGTATTATCCAGCCGATTCCCTTTTGGAGGATCAGAAG GTTTATGTGGATGCATTAGTTAAGAAGGCATATGATAATTGGAGCCAAGTTGTGGAGTATGATGGTAAGTCACTTTTGAACTTCAAGCAAAGCAAGAGGACTGGTACTCTACGAAATGAGGTTCAAATGGGTCAGATAGATTACTCTCATGCTCTAGACCATCAACTTCAACTACCAAGGCCAGCTGCAGTTCCAACTGAGCAGGCTTCCTCACATTCAGTCCTACCTGTAGGAG CATCAGCGTATGGCGATCTGGCAACAAGATACTCAACCCAGCCTCAAGTTGTGAATCCTAATTCTCGTACACAGTTTGATGGTAATTCATTCCCACAGCATGACCAGCTGATTAGTAATTCTCACCAATCACAAGGCATTAGAAATGATAGCAGTGTTGTTGGGCTGGCCCTTGGTCCTCTACAATCGTCCGCCCCTGCATTCCCAACCATTGGATCCTCTCAACCATCAATGCTTAATCCTTTTGGTGACTGGTCAAACAACCGGGACAAGGGAGTTGAGGACTTTTTTTCGGAGGAGGAGATTCGTATGCGAAGTCACGAGATGCTTGAGAATGAAGATATGCAACACTTGCTCCGTCTCTTCAGCATGGGAGGCCATAGTTCGATAAATGTGCCTGAAGATGGCTTTGCATTTCCATCCTATATGCCATCACCAATGTCAAACTTCGATGATGAGGATCGCGGCCGTCCTGGTAAAGCTGTTGTGGGGTGGCTGAAGATAAAGGCGGCAATGAGGTGGGGATTCTTTATCAGGAAGAAAGCAGCTGAGAGGCGGGCACAGATTGTTGAATTAGAAGATGAATAA
- the LOC119996041 gene encoding bifunctional dethiobiotin synthetase/7,8-diamino-pelargonic acid aminotransferase, mitochondrial: MNLRRNSNSSLPHPKKAVSKFASTMLPLSLLRHDLLLRRRLLYLLHHRSTFSTTTRSASSALRIPLSHPAYIVWSANTSLGKTVVSTGLAYSFLISSPSKFLYLKPLQTGFPSDSDSRFVLSKISTLCSRRCEEGHSLSLLASNSVLRSSVSAAKSLLGSGFEPKKCEYGLCDLEFYHEKRVVNEGSKTSELVCQTLYAWEEAVSPHLAAEREAGLVEDVAVVDMLGKCLNIGFEGDAPRERMGVFGLIETAGGVASPGPSGSLQCDLYRPLRLPGILVGDGRLGGISATISAYESLKLRGYDVVAVVFEDHGLANETPLMLYLRDRVPVLVLPTIPQDPSNDLIQWFVDSGDVFNSLKEIMLSAYSERIKKLNSMPKKAGDIFWWPFTQHKLILEETVTVIDSRCGENFAVFKGQSNEFITQQFDACASWWTQGPDAALQTELARDMGYAAARFGHVMFPENVYEPALECAEILLDSVGKGWASRAYFSDNGSTAIEIALKMAFRRYSCDHGILQDFHENNTTERRIELMVLALRGSYHGDTLGAMEAQAPSSYTGFLQQPWYTGRGLFLDPPTVFMSDSMWNLSLPRGLPSNFLKLEDTSFRSRDEIFDRRRDQTDIAGIYSLHIKQQLLRHSEMEGLNYIGALIIEPVIQGAGGMHMVDPLFQRVLVNECRSLKIPIIFDEVFTGFWRLGVETAAKLLGCLPDIACFGKLMTGGILPLAATLATDTVFDSFIGDSKLKALLHGHSYSGHAMGCTAAAASMKWFGNPQTNPNVNSEGRLLRELWDMELVQQISSHPSVKRVVALGTLCAIELRADGSNVGYASLYAGALIQKLREDGVYLRPLGNVIYLMCGPCTLPEICREQLIKLRRRLEELNQVSE, translated from the exons ATGAACCTGCGCCGGAATTCAAATTCCTCCTTACCGCACCCTAAAAAAGCCGTTTCAAAATTTGCCTCCACCAtgctccctctctccctcctccGTCACGATCTTCTCCTCCGCCGTCGTCTCCTGTACCTCCTCCACCACCGGAGCACATTCTCCACCACCACCCGCTCCGCTTCATCGGCTCTTCGCATTCCTCTCTCCCATCCGGCCTACATTGTCTGGTCGGCCAATACCTCCCTCGGTAAGACTGTAGTCTCCACTGGCCTTGCCTACTCCTTCCTGATTTCCTCACCCTCCAAATTCCTCTACTTAAAGCCCCTTCAAACCGGCTTCCCTTCCGATTCCGATTCCCGTTTTGTTCTCTCCAAAATCTCTACTCTCTGCTCCCGCCGCTGCGAGGAGGGTCATTCGCTGTCCCTACTTGCTTCCAATTCAGTGCTTCGATCGTCTGTATCAGCTGCGAAATCACTATTGGGGAGTGGTTTCGAACCTAAGAAGTGTGAGTATGGGTTATGTGATTTGGAATTTTACCACGAGAAACGGGTTGTGAATGAAGGAAGTAAGACTTCCGAGTTGGTCTGCCAGACTTTGTATGCATGGGAAGAGGCTGTTTCTCCGCATTTGGCTGCAGAGAGGGAAGCAGGGTTAGTAGAGGATGTAGCAGTGGTTGATATGTTAGGGAAATGTTTGAACATTGGGTTTGAAGGAGATGCTCCTAGAGAGAGAATGGGTGTTTTCGGTTTAATTGAAACTGCTGGCGGGGTTGCGAGTCCTGGACCATCTGGATCTCTTCAGTGTGACTTATATAG GCCTTTGCGTTTGCCTGGTATTCTTGTTGGAGATGGACGGCTAGGTGGTATTTCTGCAACAATTTCAGCTTATGAGAGCTTAAAACTCCGAGGTTATGATGTTGTTGCTGTTGTTTTTGAAGACCATGGACTTGCAAATGAAACACCCCTGATGTTATATCTGCGAGATag GGTACCTGTGCTTGTGCTGCCAACAATTCCACAAGATCCATCAAACGACCTGATTCAATGGTTTGTTGACTCTGGGGATGTATTCAATTCTCTAAAGGAAATAATGCTATCAGCCTATTCAGAAAGAATAAAGAAGTTGAATAGCATGCCGAAGAAGGCTGGAGATATTTTCTGGTGGCCTTTCACTCAGCACAAACTTATACTGGAAGAAACTGTTACCGTAATTGATTCACGCTGTGGCGAAAACTTTGCAGTCTTCAAG GGGCAGAGTAATGAGTTCATAACTCAACAATTTGATGCATGTGCCAGTTGGTGGACTCAAGGACCTGATGCCGCTTTACAG ACCGAGCTCGCAAGAGATATGGGTTATGCTGCTGCAAGATTTGGGCATGTTATGTTCCCTGAGAATGTTTATGAGCCAGCCTTAGAATGTGCTGAGATTTTGCTTGATAGTGTGGGGAAAg GTTGGGCTTCTCGGGCATATTTTTCAGATAACGGATCCACAGCAATTGAAATTGCTCTCAAGATGGCATTTCGTAGATATTCCTGTGACCATGGAATCCTGCAAGATTTTCACGAAAATAACACAACTGAAAGACGCATTGAGCTAATG GTTCTGGCGCTTAGAGGTTCTTATCATGGTGATACTTTGGGTGCTATGGAAGCACAGGCTCCATCTTCTTATACAGGGTTCCTGCAGCAACCATG GTACACTGGAAGAGGTCTTTTTCTGGATCCTCCAACAGTCTTTATGTCCGACAGCATGTGGAATCTTTCCTTACCAAGAGGACTGCCTTCAAATTTTCTGAAACTTGAAGATACAA GTTTCAGGTCCCGTGATGAAATTTTTGACAGAAGAAGGGACCAGACAGATATTGCTGGAATTTATTCATTGCATATAAAACAACAGTTACTGCGTCATTCAGAAATGGAAGGGCTAAATTATATTGGAGCTTTGATTATAGAACCAG TTATACAAGGTGCTGGAGGAATGCATATGGTTGATCCACTTTTCCAGCGTGTACTTGTAAATGAGTGCCGTAGTCTAAAAATACCAATCATATTTGATGAAGTTTTTACAGGTTTTTGGCGTCTTGGGGTAGAG ACTGCAGCAAAACTACTAGGATGTTTGCCAGATATAGCCTGCTTTGGGAAGCTGATGACAGGTGGGATTTTACCGTTGGCAGCCACATTAGCCACAGATActgtgtttgattcattcattgGAGACTCAAAG CTCAAGGCCCTTTTGCATGGACACTCGTATTCTGGACATGCTATGGGGTGTACAGCGGCTGCTGCTTCCATGAAGTGGTTTGGAAATCCCCAGACAAACCCCAATGTAAATTCTGAAGGAAGATTGCTCCGGGAG TTATGGGATATGGAACTGGTTCAACAGATTTCATCGCATCCTTCTGTTAAACGAGTGGTTGCATTAGGAACTCTCTGCGCCATAGAGCTACGAGCAGATGGCAGTAATGTTGG GTACGCATCGCTTTACGCAGGCGCTCTCATTCAAAAGCTCCGAGAAGATGGCGTTTACTTGAGGCCTTTGGGTAATGTAATTTATCTCATGTGTGGACCTTGTACCTTGCCTGAGATCTGCCGGGAACAACTGATCAAACTTCGTAGAAGACTTGAAGAGTTGAATCAAGTAAGCGAGTAA
- the LOC119996997 gene encoding NAC domain-containing protein 2-like codes for MDQDQENRAFVSNPSKNPPQSHGIDRNYVNVHHDGSIVYTTTDEDDSTPTTNIDPAYDSEIEPYPPGFRFKPKDVELIIDYLQKKVLDQQLPPSGIVDVDLYKYNPQDLAAMYPPCGENEWYFFTSRVRKYPNGERPNRAAGDGYWKATGADRPIKRKGVKVGSRKALVFYMGKAPHGKKSDWIMHEFRVLDAPKPLGEDKKMMLDNWVLCRIYNKKSERFSSRFSTRRQSDEVQTDSPKSSYPNTPTAANSIQIGTTTTTTPQMINQMIPIQTQMMTPAPQMLNNARFAQQFGSHTHMLTALPTPTTQQYNEMDGGGGDLYNQNQIGYQSDFGNIFQSNELVSLPDSFIQPYNPQLSFIGPDDRDVNSFISNEGYDVVDCDNDIEGFGFGDTLMDPGFSDSTAKPRQFDPRQG; via the exons ATGGATCAAGACCAAGAGAATCGGGCGTTTGTTTCAAACCCTAGCAAGAATCCCCCACAAAGCCATGGCATTGATAGGAATTATGTTAACGTTCATCATGACGGTTCAATTGTGTATACAACTACAGACGAGGATGATTCTACTCCTACAACCAATATTGATCCTGCATATGATTCTGAGATTGAGCCTTACCCTCCTGGTTTTAGGTTTAAACCAAAAGACGTAGAGCTCATTATTGATTACTTGCAGAAGAAGGTTCTTGACCAACAGTTGCCGCCGAGCGGGATCGTCGATGTCGATCTCTATAAGTACAATCCCCAGGATCTTGCAG CAATGTATCCCCCTTGTGGAGAGAATGAATGGTACTTCTTTACATCGAGAGTACGCAAGTATCCGAACGGGGAGAGGCCGAATCGAGCAGCCGGAGATGGTTACTGGAAAGCCACTGGAGCTGACAGACCTATCAAACGTAAAGGCGTTAAAGTTGGTTCAAGGAAGGCCTTGGTTTTCTACATGGGAAAAGCTCCACATGGTAAAAAAAGTGATTGGATTATGCATGAATTTAGAGTCCTTGATGCTCCCAAACCACTAGGAGAGGACAAGAAGATGATG CTTGATAACTGGGTTCTGTGTCGGATCTACAATAAGAAATCTGAGAGGTTCTCATCCCGATTTTCCACCCGACGACAGAGTGATGAGGTTCAAACTGACAGTCCTAAATCGAGCTATCCGAATACTCCCACAGCTGCTAATTCTATCCAAATTGGGACTACAACAACTACTACTCCACAAATGATTAATCAAATGATTCCTATTCAGACTCAGATGATGACTCCTGCTCCACAAATGTTGAACAATGCAAGGTTTGCTCAACAGTTTGGTTCACACACTCACATGCTGACTGCACTCCCTACACCGACTACACAACAGTACAATGAAatggatggtggtggtggtgacctCTACAACCAAAACCAGATTGGATATCAGAGTGattttggaaatatttttcagagCAATGAACTGGTGAGCCTTCCGGATTCCTTCATTCAACCCTATAATCCGCAGTTGTCGTTCATCGGTCCAGATGATCGAGATGTGAATTCATTTATTTCCAATGAAGGGTATGATGTGGTTGATTGTGATAATGACATTGAGGGATTTGGTTTTGGGGATACGTTGATGGATCCTGGGTTCTCAGACAGTACTGCGAAACCGCGGCAATTTGATCCTAGGCAGGGATAA